The following are encoded in a window of Arcobacter arenosus genomic DNA:
- a CDS encoding MarR family winged helix-turn-helix transcriptional regulator, whose protein sequence is MKYALKDSIAYRLIRSSNSVVYTLNKALLPYEIAIEQRATLEIIKFEPDVNQTKIAKLLGKDKATISRSLSSLEKKGLITRVNDANNKRSNKISLTKKGEEILESTISSVTSFREELRSKISEEEHEMFFNILDKLEL, encoded by the coding sequence ATGAAGTATGCATTAAAAGATTCAATTGCTTATAGATTGATAAGAAGTTCAAATAGTGTTGTTTATACCTTAAACAAAGCATTACTACCTTATGAAATTGCAATTGAACAAAGAGCAACTTTAGAGATTATAAAATTTGAGCCTGATGTTAACCAGACAAAAATTGCAAAACTCCTTGGTAAAGATAAAGCAACAATAAGTCGCTCATTAAGTTCCCTTGAAAAAAAAGGACTTATAACAAGAGTAAATGATGCTAATAATAAAAGATCTAACAAAATATCACTTACAAAAAAAGGTGAAGAGATTCTTGAATCAACAATATCATCAGTAACCTCATTTAGAGAAGAGTTAAGATCTAAAATTAGCGAAGAAGAGCATGAAATGTTTTTTAACATTTTAGACAAGCTTGAATTATAG
- a CDS encoding carbonic anhydrase: MEYALDILNVSHIIICGHSHCGACESLYKDIPEQNTFIKKWLEIAKPVKDFTLRDKLIYPNREELYRATEKNSVIFQLKNLMTYPQVKERVENETLKIHGWYYNLLDGSLLVFQKETNSFESVD; the protein is encoded by the coding sequence ATTGAATATGCACTTGATATACTTAATGTATCACATATTATTATATGTGGACATTCTCATTGTGGGGCTTGTGAGAGTTTATATAAAGATATCCCAGAACAAAATACTTTTATAAAAAAATGGCTAGAAATAGCTAAACCTGTCAAAGATTTTACCTTAAGAGATAAGCTTATTTATCCAAATAGAGAAGAACTTTATCGTGCTACTGAAAAGAATTCTGTAATTTTTCAATTGAAAAATTTAATGACTTATCCCCAAGTAAAAGAAAGAGTTGAAAATGAAACTTTAAAAATTCATGGTTGGTACTATAATTTATTAGATGGCTCTTTACTGGTTTTTCAAAAAGAAACTAATAGTTTTGAAAGTGTAGACTAA